A stretch of Telopea speciosissima isolate NSW1024214 ecotype Mountain lineage chromosome 11, Tspe_v1, whole genome shotgun sequence DNA encodes these proteins:
- the LOC122646506 gene encoding brassinosteroid-related acyltransferase 1-like — translation MDLKISLKESIILKPCQQSNTKTIQLSGLDRISPANFYTIFFYNAPLNDDIPLKGEDQVERIKYGLEKVLVSWFPAAGRFRINEETGKLEIDCKDEGVTFVAAVTDSKLEELGKLHEYKACYEKLVPQLPVVEDISENPLVVVQITRFACGGLACGFGGSHALFDGTGSFNFLSSWAHLSSGKSESELVLPNHSRDAFLDALLSPDTIPVATSIYEQDHITAIQDLYGIPMQAMASDDRCWETALATFGQLAPQGGLQLLTMSMKKEVVEKFKALVIERGKLSKCSTFDVLCAHVWRARVKALSLPPNTNICLQFPVNSRNRIQPPLGQNFTGNAFVLASVSCLVKNLLEEFLHDTIKRIQAAKDAITDEYVKLYVRALESTDKFFPSMRELTIITDWLKFPFQALDFGWGTVSTAALLATPVPEAAYLMPNLEDPGGFLVRIGMGTQEVGNFINIFNSNSY, via the exons ATGGACTTAAAGATTTCCTTGAAAGAGTCCATAATTCTCAAACCATGTCAGCAATCCAACACAAAAACTATCCAACTCTCTGGTCTTGACAGGATATCTCCTGCAAATTTTTACACCATCTTCTTTTATAATGCTCCTCTCAATGATGACATACCTCTCAAGGGTGAAGATCAAGTTGAGAGGATAAAATATGGTCTGGAGAAAGTATTAGTTTCATGGTTTCCAGCAGCTGGAAGGTTTAGAATCAATGAAGAGACTGGAAAGCTGGAAATTGATTGCAAAGATGAAGGCGTCACCTTCGTCGCTGCAGTGACAGATTCTAAGCTTGAAGAGCTTGGGAAGCTGCATGAATATAAAGCATGTTATGAAAAGCTTGTTCCTCAACTTCCAGTAGTTGAAGATATATCAGAAAACCCTCTTGTGGTGGTGCAG ATAACAAGGTTTGCTTGTGGAGGGTTAGCTTGTGGTTTTGGGGGTAGCCATGCTTTATTTGATGGAACTGGATCATTCAACTTCTTGTCATCTTGGGCTCATCTGTCAAGTGGGAAATCTGAGTCTGAACTTGTTTTACCAAACCATTCAAGAGATGCATTCTTGGATGCTCTCTTATCTCCTGATACAATTCCAGTTGCTACTTCCATTTATGAGCAAGACCATATTACTGCTATACAAGATCTCTATGGGATTCCAATGCAAGCCATGGCATCTGATGACAGATGCTGGGAAACTGCATTAGCAACATTTGGGCAACTTGCTCCACAAGGAGGACTTCAACTCTTAACTATGTCCATGAAGAAGGAAGTTGTAGAGAAATTTAAGGCCCTTGTCATTGAAAGAGGCAAACTCTCTAAGTGTTCAACTTTTGATGTCCTTTGTGCACATGTGTGGAGG GCAAGAGTGAAGGCTCTTTCTCTACCTCCGAACACGAATATATGTTTACAATTCCCAGTGAACTCTCGGAACAGGATTCAGCCACCACTCGGCCAGAATTTCACCGGAAATGCCTTTGTTCTAGCTTCAGTTTCATGTCTAGTAAAGAATCTACTAGAGGAGTTTCTTCATGACACAATCAAGAGGATTCAAGCAGCAAAAGATGCAATTACAGATGAATATGTGAAACTGTATGTGAGAGCACTTGAGTCTACTGATAAATTCTTTCCATCAATGAGAGAGTTAACTATAATAACTGATTGGCTCAAGTTTCCATTCCAAGCACTTGATTTTGGTTGGGGAACAGTTTCTACTGCTGCTCTCTTAGCAACACCAGTTCCCGAAGCTGCTTATCTAATGCCAAACCTTGAAGATCCTGGTGGGTTCCTGGTAAGAATAGGGATGGGAACACAAGAAGTTGGAAACTTCATCAATATCTTCAACAGTAACAGTTACTGA